The Solibacillus sp. FSL W7-1464 genome contains a region encoding:
- a CDS encoding bifunctional folylpolyglutamate synthase/dihydrofolate synthase, with amino-acid sequence MFQTMEECTDFIFKLKASQYKGEPLQSAKIILDALGNPEQKTKFIHFAGSNGKGSTLNATREIFMEHGLTVGAFISPHLERANERVTINKQQISDEAFLRIANEIAGVIENKLGRKFPSFFEFMTLLALKYFSEQSLDIALLETGIGGRLDSTNVVTPEVSVITTISLEHTDMLGETYAEIAAEKAGIIKQGKPVVVGVKNAEALAVIQQTAAQLHAPIFTLGEHFYVENQNGAYFDYRGNSLIDKIELAMAGEHQMANAALAITAAQLYLPSFNAQKVKLALQQAKWEGRFERVRNNIILDGAHNSEGTTALINTLKETAPQHKVKFVYAALQDKDHGVSIKLMDEVASEMHFTQINLPRAATANQLYEQSTHSKKFMHSNWQELIEKEMNHLADEELLVITGSLYFIAEVRCLFAERGWIS; translated from the coding sequence ATGTTTCAAACGATGGAAGAGTGCACAGATTTTATATTTAAATTAAAAGCAAGCCAGTATAAAGGTGAACCATTACAGTCAGCAAAGATCATCCTCGATGCGCTTGGCAACCCGGAACAAAAAACAAAATTCATCCATTTTGCCGGTTCCAATGGAAAAGGGTCAACATTGAATGCCACACGCGAGATTTTTATGGAGCACGGCTTAACGGTCGGCGCCTTCATCTCTCCGCATCTTGAGCGTGCCAATGAACGGGTGACAATCAATAAACAGCAAATTTCCGATGAGGCCTTTTTGCGTATTGCAAATGAAATTGCGGGAGTTATTGAAAATAAATTGGGCCGGAAATTCCCGAGCTTTTTTGAGTTCATGACATTGCTTGCCCTAAAATACTTCTCGGAGCAGTCATTGGATATCGCATTGCTTGAAACCGGTATTGGAGGGCGTTTGGACTCGACAAACGTTGTGACGCCGGAAGTAAGTGTCATTACAACAATATCGCTTGAGCATACGGATATGCTTGGTGAGACATATGCCGAAATCGCTGCGGAAAAAGCAGGTATTATTAAGCAAGGGAAGCCGGTCGTGGTCGGAGTGAAAAATGCGGAAGCGCTCGCGGTAATTCAGCAAACGGCGGCGCAGCTACATGCTCCGATCTTTACATTGGGTGAACACTTTTATGTGGAGAATCAAAACGGTGCGTATTTTGACTACCGCGGGAATAGCTTGATCGACAAAATCGAACTTGCAATGGCAGGTGAACATCAAATGGCCAATGCCGCGCTTGCCATTACGGCAGCACAATTATATCTTCCGTCCTTTAATGCGCAAAAAGTAAAATTGGCCTTGCAGCAAGCGAAGTGGGAAGGGCGTTTCGAAAGAGTGCGCAACAATATTATTTTGGATGGTGCCCATAATTCGGAAGGGACAACTGCCCTTATTAATACATTAAAAGAAACTGCTCCACAGCATAAAGTAAAGTTTGTCTATGCGGCTTTACAGGATAAGGACCATGGTGTAAGTATAAAATTAATGGATGAAGTGGCATCAGAAATGCACTTCACACAAATTAATTTACCGCGTGCGGCGACAGCGAATCAGCTATATGAGCAGAGCACACATTCTAAAAAGTTTATGCATTCGAACTGGCAGGAACTAATTGAAAAAGAAATGAATCATTTGGCCGATGAGGAGCTGCTCGTTATTACCGGCTCTTTATATTTTATCGCCGAAGTGCGCTGTCTGTTTGCAGAAAGAGGGTGGATTTCATGA
- a CDS encoding valine--tRNA ligase, with amino-acid sequence MTEITMPTKYDPQQTEAGRYEWWLKGKFFEADPTSDKEPYSIVIPPPNVTGKLHLGHAWDTTLQDILIRMKRMQGYDALWLPGMDHAGIATQAKVEEKLRGEGISRYDLGREKFLEKTWEWKEEYASHIRAQWSKLGLGLDYSKERFTLDEGLSDAVKEVFVKLYEKGYIYRGERIINWDPAAKTALSDIEVIHKEVEGAFYHMEYPLADGSGKLRVATTRPETMLGDSGVAVHPEDERYAHLVGKTVILPIVGREIPIVADDYVDMEFGTGVVKMTPAHDPNDFEVGNRHDLERILVMNEDGTMNDLAGKYAGMDRFECRKQIVADLQEAGVLIEIEPHVHQVGHSERTNAVVEPYLSKQWFVKMGPLAEEALKMQADENEKVNFVPNRFENTYNRWMENIHDWCISRQLWWGHQIPAWYNKETGELYVGKEAPEDAENWTQDEDVLDTWFSSALWPFSTMDWPNEESEMFKRYYPTNTLVTGYDIIFFWVSRMIFQGKEFTGERPFKDVLIHGLVRDAEGRKMSKSLGNGVDPMDVIDQYGADSLRYFLATGSSPGQDLRYSTEKVESTWNFVNKIWNASRFALMNMEGMTYEQIDLTGNLSTADKWILSRLNETIERVTTLSDKYEFGEVGRELYNFIWDDFCSWYIEMAKLPLYGEDEAAKLTTRSVLAHVLDNTMRLLHPFMPFVTEEIWQHLPHEGESITVAAWPTVNPAFNFTAEAGDMQLLMDIIRSVRNIRAEVNTPMSKKVPMTISAKDEQTSAVLEVNKGYIEKFCNPDGLTIGANLEAPAQAMSAVVSGAEIFMPLAGLINIEEEIARLEKELDKWAKEVKLVSGKLSNERFVSKAPEALVATEREKLADYEAKYATVEKRIAELKNM; translated from the coding sequence ATGACGGAAATTACAATGCCAACAAAATACGATCCGCAGCAAACTGAAGCCGGCCGCTATGAATGGTGGTTAAAAGGCAAATTTTTCGAGGCAGATCCAACAAGCGATAAGGAACCATATTCTATCGTTATCCCACCGCCTAACGTAACAGGTAAACTGCACCTTGGCCACGCTTGGGATACAACATTGCAAGATATTTTAATTCGTATGAAACGCATGCAAGGATATGATGCACTATGGTTACCAGGTATGGACCATGCAGGTATTGCAACACAGGCGAAAGTTGAAGAGAAATTGCGCGGTGAAGGTATTTCCCGCTATGATCTTGGCCGTGAAAAGTTCCTTGAAAAAACTTGGGAATGGAAAGAAGAATATGCTTCTCACATCCGTGCACAATGGTCGAAATTAGGTTTAGGCTTAGACTACTCTAAAGAACGTTTTACACTTGATGAAGGTTTATCGGATGCAGTAAAAGAAGTATTCGTTAAATTATATGAAAAAGGCTATATTTACCGTGGTGAGCGAATTATTAACTGGGACCCGGCTGCAAAAACAGCTCTTTCAGATATCGAAGTAATCCATAAAGAAGTAGAAGGCGCATTCTACCATATGGAGTACCCGCTTGCTGATGGTTCAGGTAAATTACGCGTTGCAACAACACGTCCGGAAACAATGCTGGGCGACTCTGGTGTAGCTGTACACCCGGAAGACGAGCGCTATGCACATTTAGTAGGAAAAACAGTTATTTTACCTATCGTAGGTCGTGAAATTCCAATCGTTGCAGATGACTACGTAGATATGGAATTCGGTACAGGTGTTGTAAAGATGACACCAGCACATGACCCGAACGACTTTGAAGTTGGGAACCGTCATGACCTGGAACGTATTTTAGTTATGAACGAAGATGGTACAATGAATGACTTAGCCGGCAAATATGCTGGTATGGACCGTTTCGAATGCCGTAAGCAAATCGTTGCAGATTTACAGGAAGCGGGCGTATTAATCGAGATTGAGCCACATGTACACCAAGTAGGCCACTCTGAGCGTACGAACGCTGTTGTAGAACCGTACCTTTCTAAGCAGTGGTTCGTAAAAATGGGACCACTTGCTGAAGAAGCGCTAAAAATGCAGGCTGATGAAAACGAAAAAGTAAACTTCGTACCAAATCGTTTTGAAAACACATATAACCGCTGGATGGAAAATATCCATGACTGGTGTATTTCCCGTCAATTATGGTGGGGACATCAAATTCCAGCTTGGTATAACAAAGAAACAGGCGAGCTTTATGTAGGTAAAGAAGCACCTGAAGATGCTGAGAATTGGACACAGGACGAAGATGTTCTTGATACATGGTTCTCATCTGCGTTATGGCCGTTTTCTACAATGGATTGGCCAAATGAAGAATCTGAAATGTTCAAGCGCTACTATCCGACAAATACTTTAGTAACGGGCTATGACATTATCTTCTTCTGGGTAAGCCGTATGATTTTCCAAGGGAAAGAATTTACAGGCGAGCGTCCATTTAAAGACGTTTTAATCCATGGTTTAGTTCGTGATGCTGAAGGACGCAAAATGTCCAAATCACTTGGTAACGGGGTTGACCCGATGGATGTAATCGACCAATACGGTGCGGATTCACTGCGTTACTTCCTTGCTACAGGTTCATCTCCAGGTCAGGATCTGCGTTACTCTACAGAAAAAGTAGAATCTACTTGGAACTTCGTAAACAAAATCTGGAATGCTTCTCGTTTTGCATTGATGAACATGGAAGGCATGACATATGAGCAAATCGATTTAACAGGTAACCTATCTACAGCGGATAAATGGATACTATCACGTTTGAATGAAACGATTGAACGTGTTACAACATTATCTGATAAATACGAGTTCGGTGAAGTAGGCCGTGAACTTTACAACTTCATTTGGGATGATTTCTGTTCATGGTATATCGAAATGGCGAAATTGCCATTATACGGTGAAGATGAAGCAGCTAAATTAACGACTCGTTCAGTACTTGCACACGTTTTAGACAACACGATGCGCTTACTGCACCCATTCATGCCTTTCGTAACAGAAGAAATCTGGCAGCACTTGCCGCATGAAGGGGAGTCAATTACAGTTGCTGCATGGCCGACTGTAAATCCGGCGTTCAACTTCACTGCAGAAGCAGGCGATATGCAGCTGTTAATGGATATTATCCGTTCTGTACGTAATATTCGTGCAGAAGTGAATACACCAATGAGCAAAAAAGTGCCGATGACGATTTCGGCAAAAGATGAACAAACATCGGCAGTACTTGAAGTGAACAAAGGCTATATCGAAAAATTCTGTAATCCGGATGGCTTAACAATCGGGGCGAATCTTGAAGCACCAGCACAGGCGATGTCAGCAGTTGTTTCAGGTGCAGAAATCTTCATGCCACTTGCAGGCTTAATCAATATCGAAGAAGAAATTGCACGTCTTGAAAAAGAGCTCGACAAATGGGCGAAAGAAGTAAAATTAGTTTCCGGAAAGCTATCGAATGAACGATTCGTTTCTAAAGCACCGGAAGCATTAGTAGCAACAGAGCGCGAAAAACTTGCGGATTATGAAGCAAAATACGCGACAGTTGAAAAACGCATTGCAGAACTGAAAAACATGTAA
- a CDS encoding Maf family protein, whose amino-acid sequence MNFTTKEQLILASASPRRKELLQMLNVPFEIVTSDVIETSVTADTVRKYVTEVALLKARDVSGKCPGHCIIGADTIVVFNDQILHKPVSEEEAVEHLTKLAGNRHEVMTAVALILADGTEHTFVEVTSVIFKNVSPLMIKAYIQTGDPYDKAGGYGIQTSGAMLVDRIEGDYNNVVGLPIATLVQKMLTLQLLKLSF is encoded by the coding sequence ATGAATTTTACTACAAAAGAACAACTAATATTAGCTTCTGCTTCACCAAGGAGGAAGGAATTGCTCCAAATGCTGAATGTCCCGTTTGAAATTGTGACAAGCGATGTTATCGAAACAAGTGTCACAGCCGATACTGTTCGTAAATATGTGACGGAAGTGGCATTATTGAAAGCGCGTGATGTGTCCGGGAAATGTCCGGGGCATTGTATTATCGGCGCGGATACAATTGTTGTGTTCAATGATCAAATACTGCACAAGCCTGTTTCGGAGGAAGAAGCCGTAGAGCATTTAACGAAGCTTGCAGGAAACCGACATGAGGTGATGACAGCTGTAGCTCTTATTTTGGCGGATGGAACAGAGCATACATTTGTTGAAGTGACATCAGTAATATTTAAAAATGTTTCTCCGCTAATGATCAAGGCTTATATTCAGACAGGAGATCCTTATGATAAAGCAGGCGGATACGGGATTCAAACGAGTGGCGCCATGCTCGTTGACCGTATTGAAGGAGACTACAATAATGTCGTCGGATTACCGATTGCTACATTAGTTCAAAAAATGCTTACATTACAACTACTAAAACTATCATTTTAG
- a CDS encoding uroporphyrinogen-III synthase: MPSNELLGKTLIITGSAVVRSVEQLIEQHDGKVYNYPLIETVEKVSKEDEFYFRELPAYQWLIFTSQNAVKSFIDKCIRHEQMIPETMKIAAVGEKTAALLQEHGYEIHFMPTVYSADVFVKEFSMKSGERALFVRGSMAKKTIHEGTGADEWTVYETRPCRKFLSQLTQCLLTEKHPIVIFASPSAVDIYAEHIVPHVDWQNVKFASIGHVTTAALEKYGVRPIVQPKIYTMQAVIEQLILEEQTK; encoded by the coding sequence ATGCCGAGTAATGAGCTCTTAGGAAAAACATTGATTATTACAGGATCGGCGGTTGTCAGGTCTGTAGAGCAATTGATTGAGCAACACGACGGGAAAGTCTATAATTATCCATTAATCGAAACAGTAGAAAAGGTTTCTAAGGAAGATGAATTCTATTTTCGTGAATTACCTGCATATCAATGGCTCATTTTTACGAGCCAAAATGCGGTGAAAAGCTTTATTGATAAATGTATCCGGCATGAACAGATGATTCCTGAAACAATGAAAATTGCGGCTGTCGGTGAAAAGACGGCTGCTTTATTACAGGAACATGGCTATGAAATTCATTTTATGCCAACTGTTTACAGTGCGGATGTATTTGTGAAGGAATTTTCAATGAAGTCAGGTGAACGTGCATTATTTGTACGTGGATCGATGGCAAAAAAGACGATTCATGAAGGTACCGGAGCAGATGAATGGACCGTTTATGAAACACGTCCGTGCAGAAAATTTCTTTCCCAGTTAACACAGTGTCTGCTGACAGAAAAACACCCGATTGTAATATTTGCCAGTCCTTCTGCGGTAGATATTTATGCTGAGCATATTGTACCGCATGTAGATTGGCAAAATGTGAAATTTGCATCGATTGGTCATGTCACAACAGCAGCCCTTGAAAAATACGGGGTTCGGCCAATCGTGCAACCGAAAATCTATACGATGCAAGCTGTAATTGAACAGCTCATCCTGGAGGAACAGACAAAATGA
- a CDS encoding bifunctional folylpolyglutamate synthase/dihydrofolate synthase: MIPLLDVYKERWQVKSERAIKPGLDAIESALRLLGEPEKQLNVVHLAGTNGKGSTLAFIEGMAREYGLTVGKFMSPCIVDVHDQIQIDGRSITNEQMDLMFQQLAKAGLSGKLTDFELLTAVALLYFAEQKPDLVLIEAGMGGREDSTNVVTPIVSVVPSIALEHTNFLGNTLTSIAYHKAGILKKNRPAVIGEMNEEAAEVFEKEAVQKNVPLFKFGIDFFVSKNEGNEAYKYPLLQLNISDLQRQLLGRHQGHNMALAITAFLEVLKHFELPLDVKKIRTGVDNASLAGRFEQIRPNLYFDGAHNPASIQSLADTVKEHFPNKRIEFVIGLLADKDVKTILRLLEEVGDAFYFANIHNERAMQAVTLYERSQAKEKQIIDDVNEFLQCPVIDGTVRIVTGSLYLLSEIRRNMH, translated from the coding sequence ATGATTCCGTTACTGGATGTATACAAAGAGCGTTGGCAAGTGAAAAGTGAACGAGCAATCAAGCCCGGTTTGGACGCAATAGAATCCGCACTCCGTCTGCTTGGAGAGCCTGAAAAACAGCTGAATGTAGTTCACTTGGCGGGAACAAACGGAAAAGGTTCAACACTGGCTTTTATTGAAGGGATGGCACGAGAATACGGATTAACAGTCGGGAAGTTCATGTCACCATGTATTGTTGATGTTCATGATCAAATCCAGATTGATGGCCGGTCAATCACAAATGAGCAGATGGATCTGATGTTTCAGCAGTTGGCGAAAGCCGGACTTAGCGGGAAACTGACGGACTTTGAACTTTTGACGGCGGTAGCGCTTTTATACTTTGCCGAGCAAAAACCGGACTTAGTGTTAATCGAAGCAGGGATGGGCGGTCGAGAGGACAGTACAAATGTAGTGACTCCGATCGTTTCGGTTGTACCGAGTATCGCTTTGGAACATACAAATTTTTTAGGCAATACATTAACAAGTATTGCGTATCATAAAGCCGGCATATTGAAAAAAAATCGTCCGGCGGTAATTGGAGAAATGAATGAAGAGGCTGCCGAAGTTTTTGAAAAGGAAGCCGTGCAAAAAAATGTGCCGTTATTCAAGTTTGGTATCGACTTCTTCGTTTCAAAAAACGAAGGAAATGAAGCGTATAAGTATCCATTACTGCAACTCAACATTTCTGATTTGCAGCGTCAGCTACTAGGCAGACATCAAGGGCATAATATGGCATTGGCCATTACGGCATTTCTGGAAGTTTTAAAGCATTTCGAATTGCCGCTCGATGTTAAAAAAATTCGCACGGGTGTAGACAATGCTTCACTTGCCGGTCGTTTCGAACAGATCCGCCCGAACCTTTATTTTGACGGAGCCCATAATCCTGCCAGTATTCAGTCATTGGCGGATACGGTAAAAGAGCACTTTCCGAACAAACGAATCGAATTTGTGATCGGTTTACTGGCGGACAAGGATGTCAAAACTATTTTGCGGTTATTGGAAGAAGTCGGTGACGCTTTTTATTTCGCAAATATTCATAATGAACGTGCAATGCAGGCAGTGACTCTTTATGAACGAAGTCAAGCGAAGGAAAAACAAATAATTGACGATGTAAATGAATTTTTACAGTGCCCTGTAATCGATGGAACAGTGCGGATCGTTACCGGTTCACTCTATTTACTGAGTGAAATTCGACGAAATATGCACTGA
- a CDS encoding translation initiation factor 2, with protein MKALRNNAIFQAMFIGCITGLAGVILFVFILQLPTTTEEAAETIPTVQTPEEQQVQQQYFALQHGVFSNFDSAAQFLGTYPTLNKAAVVKVGEQYFVWSRLDTEKVESALTIVPTGFYKNITIASSCPNPAELQLPVTLKDSKALSTEEAEAIDKQQIPEDWTGVMTEVSKLSTNPSVVRLHMFINYFESLDCLKVTF; from the coding sequence ATGAAAGCTTTAAGGAATAATGCCATTTTTCAAGCAATGTTCATTGGATGTATTACAGGGCTTGCTGGCGTCATACTATTTGTTTTTATTCTGCAATTACCTACGACAACCGAAGAAGCTGCAGAAACAATCCCGACTGTTCAAACACCCGAAGAGCAGCAAGTACAGCAACAGTATTTTGCATTGCAGCACGGTGTTTTTTCAAATTTTGATAGTGCAGCGCAATTTTTAGGGACTTATCCTACGTTAAATAAGGCAGCCGTTGTTAAGGTGGGCGAACAGTATTTTGTCTGGTCCCGACTGGATACAGAAAAAGTGGAATCCGCATTAACGATTGTGCCGACCGGATTTTATAAAAATATTACGATTGCGAGCAGCTGTCCCAATCCTGCAGAACTGCAGCTGCCGGTCACATTGAAAGATTCGAAAGCTTTATCTACGGAGGAAGCAGAAGCAATTGACAAACAACAGATACCTGAGGACTGGACAGGGGTTATGACAGAAGTTTCAAAGCTTTCGACGAATCCGAGTGTTGTTCGTCTGCATATGTTTATAAATTATTTTGAAAGTCTTGATTGCTTGAAAGTAACATTTTAA
- the hemL gene encoding glutamate-1-semialdehyde 2,1-aminomutase, which translates to MRSYEKSKAAFTEAVDLMPGGVNSPVRAFKSVNLDPIFMDSGKGAVIKDIDGNEYIDYVLSWGPLILGHAHPEVVSAIQDQAAKGASFGAPTVSENKLAKLVMDRLPSVEMIRFVSSGTEATMSALRLARGFTGRDKILKFEGSYHGHGDSLLIKAGSGVATLGLPDSPGVPADIAKNTLTVAYNDLESAKLVFEKFGTDLAAVILEPVAGNMGVVPPQPGFLEGLRKLTEEYGTVLIFDEVMTGFRVDYGCAQEYYGIKPDLTCLGKVIGGGLPVGAFGGKREIMEKIAPAGPIYQAGTLSGNPLAMTAGYETLSRLNKDSYEYFRKLGDQLEEGFRAAATKYNIPHTVNRAGSMIGFFFTNEDVIDFDSAKSSDLELFAEYFKLMAEEGIFLPPSQFEGLFISTAHTEEHIAKTVQAFHNVFEKLAR; encoded by the coding sequence ATGCGTAGTTATGAAAAGTCAAAAGCAGCATTTACAGAAGCGGTTGATTTAATGCCAGGCGGAGTAAACTCTCCAGTACGTGCATTCAAATCAGTAAACTTGGATCCGATTTTTATGGATTCGGGCAAAGGTGCAGTAATCAAAGATATTGATGGCAATGAATATATTGACTATGTCCTGTCATGGGGTCCTTTAATTTTAGGACATGCACACCCGGAAGTTGTTTCGGCTATTCAGGATCAGGCAGCTAAAGGCGCATCGTTTGGTGCCCCTACTGTTTCAGAGAACAAATTGGCGAAGCTTGTTATGGATCGTTTGCCTTCAGTGGAAATGATTCGTTTTGTATCATCAGGCACAGAAGCAACAATGTCTGCACTTCGTTTAGCGCGCGGATTTACAGGACGCGATAAAATTTTAAAATTTGAAGGTTCATATCACGGTCATGGGGATTCACTGCTTATTAAAGCAGGTTCAGGTGTAGCGACACTTGGTTTACCTGACTCACCGGGTGTTCCGGCTGATATTGCCAAAAATACTTTAACAGTTGCATATAATGATCTGGAATCTGCAAAATTAGTATTCGAAAAATTCGGTACTGATTTAGCGGCAGTTATTTTAGAACCGGTTGCCGGAAATATGGGTGTTGTTCCGCCACAGCCAGGTTTCCTTGAAGGGCTGCGTAAACTGACAGAAGAATACGGAACGGTTTTAATTTTCGATGAAGTAATGACTGGCTTCCGTGTAGACTATGGTTGTGCCCAGGAATATTACGGAATTAAACCGGACCTTACTTGTTTAGGTAAAGTAATCGGGGGAGGCTTACCGGTTGGTGCATTCGGCGGTAAACGTGAAATTATGGAGAAAATCGCTCCAGCAGGTCCGATTTATCAAGCAGGTACATTATCAGGTAATCCGCTTGCCATGACAGCCGGCTATGAAACATTAAGCCGCCTGAACAAAGACTCATATGAATACTTCCGCAAACTGGGAGACCAGTTGGAAGAAGGTTTCCGTGCAGCTGCGACGAAATACAATATTCCGCATACAGTGAATCGTGCAGGATCGATGATTGGTTTCTTCTTCACGAACGAAGATGTCATCGATTTTGATTCGGCGAAAAGTTCGGATTTAGAGCTATTTGCTGAATACTTCAAGCTAATGGCCGAAGAAGGCATTTTCCTGCCGCCATCCCAATTTGAAGGACTATTTATTTCTACGGCTCATACAGAAGAACATATCGCAAAAACAGTTCAGGCATTCCATAATGTCTTTGAAAAATTAGCGAGATAA
- a CDS encoding alanine racemase, whose protein sequence is MQQWEMKETFTFPKQLGNVQENSKIVVEPKWHEEISEDSVVVRGIYVVKGNIQFDHVAREDEIEEGIYIEHMDIEKDQGYFEYALPFSVDFPNDDIEAVSLRINDIKVEPNNGYCSCSWAVHCEVEKKVQAIAEVEVPAPVKEIAVEQPIVIEQPVDEVQPRLQAEKEVESTQMAQTVPHELDFLEQLADAYSRVQIQLKK, encoded by the coding sequence ATGCAACAGTGGGAAATGAAAGAGACATTTACATTTCCAAAGCAATTAGGAAATGTTCAAGAGAATTCTAAAATAGTAGTCGAACCGAAATGGCATGAAGAGATTAGCGAAGATTCCGTCGTAGTAAGAGGAATTTATGTAGTAAAAGGAAATATTCAATTTGATCATGTAGCACGTGAGGATGAAATTGAGGAAGGTATCTATATCGAGCATATGGATATTGAAAAAGATCAAGGTTATTTCGAATACGCCCTGCCTTTTTCAGTAGATTTTCCGAATGATGATATTGAAGCTGTTTCACTTCGCATAAATGATATTAAAGTGGAGCCGAATAATGGCTATTGCTCATGTAGCTGGGCAGTCCATTGTGAGGTGGAAAAGAAGGTACAAGCAATTGCTGAAGTAGAGGTACCGGCACCAGTGAAAGAAATCGCTGTGGAACAGCCAATCGTTATCGAACAGCCTGTCGATGAAGTACAACCCCGACTTCAAGCGGAAAAAGAAGTAGAATCTACGCAGATGGCCCAAACCGTTCCCCATGAGCTCGATTTCCTGGAACAGCTGGCCGATGCATATAGCCGCGTGCAAATCCAATTGAAAAAATAA
- the hemB gene encoding porphobilinogen synthase, whose translation MTELYFQRHRRLRQNAAMRALVKETYLQKEDLIYPLFIIEGENIKNPVSSMPGVFQLSLDNLAAEVDEIVDLGIRAVLLFGIPEEKDAVGTGAFHDHGIVQKATRLIKERHPELLVVADTCLCEFTDHGHCGVIEGDQVLNDPSLDVLARTAISQAKAGADIIAPSNMMDGFVTAIRAGLDSAGFQHIPIMSYAVKYASSYYGPFREAAEGAPQFGDRKTYQMDPSNRMEAIREATSDVEEGADFLIVKPALAYMDIIRDVKNSFPLPVVAYNVSGEYSMVKAAAQNGWIDEKAVVMETLLGMKRAGSDLIITYHAKDVCRWLEEK comes from the coding sequence ATGACAGAACTATATTTCCAACGTCACCGTCGCTTACGTCAAAATGCAGCGATGCGTGCACTCGTAAAAGAAACATACCTACAAAAAGAAGACCTTATTTATCCGTTGTTTATTATTGAAGGCGAAAATATTAAAAATCCTGTAAGCTCGATGCCGGGCGTGTTCCAATTATCTTTAGATAACTTGGCTGCTGAAGTGGATGAAATTGTAGACTTAGGCATTCGAGCGGTATTACTTTTCGGAATTCCTGAAGAAAAGGATGCAGTCGGTACTGGTGCTTTCCACGATCACGGCATCGTACAGAAAGCGACACGTTTAATTAAAGAGCGTCATCCCGAGCTTCTAGTCGTAGCAGATACTTGCTTGTGTGAATTTACGGACCACGGTCATTGTGGTGTTATTGAAGGCGATCAAGTGCTAAACGATCCATCACTTGATGTGTTGGCGCGTACGGCAATTTCTCAAGCAAAAGCCGGAGCTGACATTATCGCACCATCGAACATGATGGACGGGTTTGTAACGGCGATCCGTGCAGGTTTGGATTCAGCAGGCTTCCAGCATATTCCGATTATGTCCTATGCGGTGAAATACGCTTCAAGCTATTACGGACCATTCCGTGAAGCTGCAGAAGGAGCACCACAGTTCGGTGACCGTAAAACGTATCAAATGGATCCATCCAATCGAATGGAAGCGATTCGCGAAGCGACATCGGACGTTGAAGAAGGTGCGGATTTCCTGATTGTGAAACCGGCATTAGCATATATGGATATTATCCGTGATGTAAAAAACAGCTTCCCATTACCTGTTGTAGCGTATAATGTATCAGGCGAATATTCAATGGTCAAAGCAGCTGCACAAAATGGCTGGATCGATGAAAAAGCGGTTGTAATGGAAACATTACTAGGTATGAAGCGTGCAGGTTCCGATTTAATCATTACTTATCATGCAAAAGACGTCTGTCGTTGGTTGGAGGAAAAATAA